The DNA region AAGCAGCGAACAGCTCTTGCTTTGGCTCGGCGTGCACAGAATCTTCAAGATAGATCACCTGCTAATGTACGAAACTATCTCTACCTCGTCAATCAATCTGCCAATATTGATGCTTCTATGGTTTACTACAAAGGTCAAACCCTCATTCATACAGAACCTGACTGGGCACTTACTCCACAAGAGGAAGAAGCCAATATGCCTTATCAAACGATGTTGGCTAATGGTTTTAATCCTACAATCAGTAAAGTTTTTAAAAGCCCTATTAATAAAATTGATAATATGGTTGCGGCGATTGCTCCTTTTAATGGAGATAGTGTGGCAACGTTGGTTGTTGAGATTAAAGATGTGGAAGAAAAAGTTTCTTCGAGTAACTTGGATGGAGGTTTTGCAGCACTTATCGATGTAGACCGAAGACTTCTTGTTGATCCAAATCCTAATTTTATCGGTAAGAAAATTTCTGAATTTAATCCAGAACTTGGCTGGATGGAAGAAAAAATATTTGCACTAAAGTCAGGATATATTGAATACCTTGTAAAGGGGAAAGTTTATTTGGCTTTTTTTGATACGATTGAATCTACAGGATGGAAAGTGGTACTCACGTTAAAAAAAGAAACTGCTTTTGCAAATTTGACGGTGCAAACAAAGAAGTTGATCTTGATTAGTGTAATCTTTTTTATTCTAGGTGCTATATTTATTGTTATCATTAATATTTTACATGAATATTGGAGACGCGAAATTGAGCTGAAACGAGATGAATATGAGTTTATTTTAGCACATCGTTCTCGCATCAGTGAGATAGGTGAACTCATCTCTGGGATTAATCATCAATTGCATCAACCTTTGAATTCTTTAAGTCTTTTATCCTCTTCAATGCTTTCCAAATCAAAAAATAAAACACTGACTTCTGAAGTTTTAGAAGAGAACCTTATCATGTCTCAAAAAGCT from Sulfurospirillum diekertiae includes:
- a CDS encoding ATP-binding protein — its product is MEKKIILSIMGGMLLGFTAFLSINYSMMYETTSTEIYDKLKGKSADLTRDIEEWLGDKQRTALALARRAQNLQDRSPANVRNYLYLVNQSANIDASMVYYKGQTLIHTEPDWALTPQEEEANMPYQTMLANGFNPTISKVFKSPINKIDNMVAAIAPFNGDSVATLVVEIKDVEEKVSSSNLDGGFAALIDVDRRLLVDPNPNFIGKKISEFNPELGWMEEKIFALKSGYIEYLVKGKVYLAFFDTIESTGWKVVLTLKKETAFANLTVQTKKLILISVIFFILGAIFIVIINILHEYWRREIELKRDEYEFILAHRSRISEIGELISGINHQLHQPLNSLSLLSSSMLSKSKNKTLTSEVLEENLIMSQKAIALMSTTIGMFRNFYRFDGNATTFCLKQCIDGVLQVLYIDFSRHNISVEIDCDRCDMLNITSVDNFIQQVLLVLLQNAKEALLMTNDRIDNKIQIHVSLDGELVNVDIADWGEGISKAIEEKLFDNIKSSKKTLGSGIGLYFARKLAREKLKGDLVLVQSSMPTIFRFSFKNYLSPKEQNDASANA